ACGCCAAGCTGTGCGTTTTTTTGCAGCCACTGGCCATCACAATTTTCTTCTGTGCACTTATACCATACAAAAAAATGCGACCCCTCTTTCATCCTATCCACTTCTTTCATAACTTTCCCGCAAACCGGACAAAGCCCTTTCTCTTCGGCAGACTGAAATTTCGCACTATTTGCGACCAGGTAATTCATTTGTATAACTCCTTTCATACGTCTTCATTGTTTTTTTAACGGAATTTGTTCCCTTTTTAATTTTATGTTTGGGAAATTTTTTGGCTAACTTCTTACTAATGTAAATTCCGCCGCCAAGCAATTGCCTTATCGCATCTATGATTTTTTCAGACAACTCATCTTTTGTAATGTATCCTCTTGCCCCTGCGTCGAATGCCTGTTTAATGTATTCCAGTTCATCACTCACAGAAAACATCAGCACAATCAAATTTGGACACAGCGTCTTTATCTTTTTTATAACCTGAATACCTGTCTCTTTTTTGAGAAGCATATCTACAATCGCCAAATCAATTTGCTGTGTTTTCACCGCCTTGACAGCCCCTGCGAAATTGCCGGCTTTGGCGCGTACTTCAAGGTCCGCTTCAAGATTAATAAGCTGTGCCAATCCATCGCATA
The window above is part of the Planctomycetaceae bacterium genome. Proteins encoded here:
- a CDS encoding response regulator transcription factor; the encoded protein is MSKKENSTVLAAEIKRILIVDDHPIICDGLAQLINLEADLEVRAKAGNFAGAVKAVKTQQIDLAIVDMLLKKETGIQVIKKIKTLCPNLIVLMFSVSDELEYIKQAFDAGARGYITKDELSEKIIDAIRQLLGGGIYISKKLAKKFPKHKIKKGTNSVKKTMKTYERSYTNELPGRK